ACCGGAACCGACTAATAAGTCGACGCCGACACGCTTGCTCTCTGTGTGATTCCAGATTGCGGGAGGTCTCGCGTCGGCCCTCCTCTGTAAGGACAGCCTGGCGTCCATTGATGTGACCAGACAGGCGGTGCCGCCACGGGCGCCCTGTTCTATCTCCAGGGGCAAAAGCGCTAGCCTGGACGCTATGCGCCCCGGTTCCTCACGCGGGATGAGGCGGTGGACGCCATCGTCCCAACTGCGCGCCGCCCATCTGGCCCTGACCTTCCTGACCACCCTGCCGCTGCCCCACATCCACGAGGTCCGAGACGGTGATTTCGCGCGGGCCTCGGCGTACTACCCGCTGGCAGGCTATGCCGTCGGCGGACTGGTCTCTGGCCTGCTATGGCTGGGACTGCCCCTGCCCGGCGGCGTGGTGGCCGCGCTGGCGGTGGGGGCGTGGCTGGGGGTCACCGGCATGCTGCACTTCGACGGACTGGTGGACAGCGCCGACGCCCTGTTCGCCATGAAAAGTCCGGCCCAGCGCCTGGAGATCCTGCGCGACGTGCATGTGGGGGCCTTCGGGCTGGCGGTAGGCGTGCTGGCCTTGCTGACGCTGTGGAGCCTGCTGGCCGCGCCCCTTCCCTGGTACGCGCCGCTGGTGGCCGCCGTGTCAGCGCGCACGTTGCTCCTGCTGCCCATGAACCACTTCCCAGCGGCCCGCGAAGAATCCCTGGGCGCACGCTCGCGTGAAGGGCGCGTCGGGCTGGCGTTGCTGCTTGCGGCCCCCACGCTGCTGCTGCCGGGAGCCTGGCTCGCGTGGCTTGCGGCGCTGGCGGCCTGTCTGGTGGTGGCGGCTTTCAGCGCGCGGCGACTGGGCGGGGGCCTGAGCGGCGACATCTACGGGATGATCGTGGTCACGGCGGAACTGGCGGGGCTGTGCGCGTATGCCTGGGGCCGGGGGTGACCCTCACGCTGTTTCTGGTGCGCCACGCGCCCACCGTACCGAATGCCCAGCGCCGCTACCCCCGCCCAGATGAGGATGCCCCCATCTCGCCCCAGGGGCGCCTTCTGGCCGCCAGCCTGAACCTGCCGCGTGACGCTGCCGCCTTCGTCTCACCCAGCTTGAGAACCAGGGAAACCGCGGCGCTGGCCGGCTTCCCTCACGCTGTCACGGTGCCTGGCCTTGCGGAGGCGAATTTCGGCGTGATGGCCGGACAGACCTGGACCGAGCTGGAAGCAAGGTACGGGAGCAGGCCACGCCACTGGATCGAGGCGCTGGCTGAGCCTGCAGCCGACGCAGGCCCACCAGGGGGCGAGACGGGTCACGGCTTTCACGCGCGCATCCAAGGGTGGCTAAGTGGCCTTCCACACGAGGGCCAGGTCATCGCCTTCACCCACGCCGGACCGCTGCTGGCAGCGCTGCGCCTGTGCGTGGGCCTGCGTGCCGCCGAGATTGCCCCCGGCGGGGTGGCGGTGATCAGGCGGGCAGAGGACCACTGGTGGCTGAGCGAGTTGCGCCGAGCCAGCTTGTTCTGAAGCTGGCGCCACCTCCCACCGCTGTGCTCTGCTAGGCTGCGCGCACCTGGGAAAGGGGAAGTCCGGTGAGATTCCGGCGCTGCCGCGCAACGGTATGCCACAAGCAGGTGGTGAAGCCCGAATGCCTCTCAGGGACGCTGGCCACTACGGCTCAGCACCTCTCGCCATCAGAGGGCCGCAAACCGAGTGTTGAATTTCCCCGTGGCCCCGCCACGCCTGTTCCCGCTCTGGCCCCGGCTGGAGTGGGCTTTTTCTTTTGCTGCGTCGCCCGCTTTCGCTGCCGCCCCCACGCAAACCGGAGTTTTTCATGCACCCTTTGCCCCTGCTATCCGCTCCTGCCCTGTGGCCTTGTGCCTCCACCGATCTGGCACGGTCGTTGCCGTGATCGTGTACGTGACCGGGGGCGCACGCAGCGGCAAGAGCCGATTTGCCGAGACCCGCGCGGCCGCACGTGGGGAAGCCGTGACGTACCTGGCCACCGCCCAGGCTTTCGACACCGAGATGGAAGAACGGATCGCACGTCACCGGGCGGACCGTCCGGCACATTGGACGACGGTGGAAGAATCGCTGGAGGTGCCGCGGGCCCTTCAATACGCAGCTACCCCCACCGTCGTGCTCGATTGTCTGAGCCTGTGGGTCAGCAACATGCTGCTCATAGGATGGACGGATGGGGCGATGCTGGCGGCGGCGGACGACCTGCTGAGCGTCGCGCACGCCCGTTCCGGCCTGAGTGTGCTGGTGTCCAACGAGGTGGGCCTGGGCATCGTGCCCGATAACGCCCTGACCCGCCGTTACCGCGATGTGCTGGGCTGGGTCAACCAGCGTTGCGCTGCCGCCAGTCACGAGGCGTATCTGCTGGTCAGTGGCCTGCCCCTTCAACTCAAATCCTCCGAGGAATTCCATGCACCCTGATCTGCACGCCCTGATCCAGTCGGTCCAGCCCGCCGATGCCGGCGCCATGTCCCGCGCCCGCGCCCGCCAGGCGCAATTGACCAAACCCGCCGGAGCGCTGGGCGATCTGGAAGACCTCGGCGTACGGCTCGCGGGCGTGTTCGGCTGCGAGAGGCCCCACCCGCGTGGCGTGGCGGTGCTGGTGGCGGTGGGCGATCATGGCGTGGCGGCGGGTGGAGTCAGTGCGTACCCACCTGAGGTCACGCCTGCGATGGTCGCCAATTTCCTGGCCGAAACCCCTGCCGGGCCGGGCGGGGCCGCGGTCAACGCCATGGCCCGCATGGTAGGCGCGCGGGTGTACGTGATGGATGCGGGGGTGAACGCAGAACTGCCCGCTCACCCCGCGCTGATTCGTGCGGCCCTGCGGCGCGGGACGAGGGACCTGCGTCTCGAACCGGCCATGACCTGTGAGGAAACCGAGGCGCTGATCCTGGCCGGTGCGGGGCTGGCCCGCCGGGCTATCCATGACGGCGCGGACCTGATCATTCCCGGCGAGATGGGCATCGGCAACACCACGCCCGCCGCAGCGCTGAGCGCCCGGTTGCTGGAGGTGGACGCGGCGCAGGTCACCGGACGCGGCACCGGGGTGGACGACGAGACGCTGGCCCGCAAACTCGCGGCGGTGCGGGAGGCGCTGGCCCGCACCCCAGTGACCGCTCCGCTGAACGTGCTGGCCGAGCTCGGTGGCTATGAGATTGCCGCCATGCTGGGCATCATGCTCCAGGCGGCGGCGTTGCGGCGGGCGGTGGTGCTGGACGGCTTCGTGGAGGGAAGCGCCGCGCTGGTGGGGGTGGCGCTGGCCCCGGCCCTGCGCGACTTTCTGTTCCCGGCCGGCGAGTGCGCCGAGATCGGCCACGGGGCGCAACTCGCGGCCCTGGGCTTAAGGCCCATGTTCAAACTGGGCTTGAGGCTGGGCGAGGGCACGGGCGGCGTGCTGGCCGCGCCCCTGCTGCTGGCGGCAGCGGCCACCCTGCGCGAGATGCGAACCTTTGAAGAGGCGGGTGTGCCCGCAGGGTAAACTGGAAGTGGACGGCTCAGTGCAAACCAACCTCTGCGTGGTTCGGTGGCTCTCAGCGGGTTAGCGCATAGGGAATGATGTACGGTCTGCCGGTGTCCGGATCGCTCAGGATATGCGCCTTCAGGTTAAACACGTCCGCCAGCAGCTCCGGCGTCAGCACATCCTCCGGACGGCCCTGGGCGTAGACTTCGCCCTCACGCATGGCGATGATCTCGTCGCTGTAGCGCACGGCCTGGTTCAGCTCGTGCAGCACCATGACCACCGTCTTGCCCCCCTCGCGGTTCAGGCGCTGGGCCAGTTGCAGCACCTCCAGCTGGTGCGACAGATCCAGGTAGGTGGTGGGTTCGTCCAGCAGCAGGATCTCGGTCTGCTGGGCCAGGCTCATGGCAATCCAGGCCCGTTGCCGCTGCCCGCCGGAGAGCGCCTCCAGCGGACGACTGGCGAAAATGGTCATGCCGGTCTGACTCAGCGCCCAGGCCACCGCCTCACGGTCCTCGGGGCGGCGCACCGGGAAACGGCCCTGGTGGGGGTGACGGCCAAACCAGACCAGTTCCTCCACCGACAACCCTTCGGGCGCAGTTGGCCCCTGCGGCAGGATGGCCAGCCGCCGGGCCACCTCCTTGCTGGGCAGGGCGTGCAGCGCCTGACCGTACAGTTCCACATTGCCGCCGGTCACGGGGCGCAGCCGGGCCAGCGCCCGCAGCAGCGTACTTTTGCCGCAGCCGTTGGGGCCGATGATGCTGGTGACCTGTCCGCCTTTCAGGCTCAGGTTCAGCCCCGGCACGATGACGGACGTGCCGTAGGCCAGTTTCAGGTCCTGGGTGGACAGCGGCGCGGCGGAAGGGGCGGGGGGGCGGTTCATGCACTCCTTTTAAGCAGATAGAGAAAATACGGCGCGCCCACCAGCGTGGTGAAAATGCCCGCCGGAACTTCCAGCGGTGGCAGCAGGGCGCGGCCCAGGGTATCGGCGGCCAGCACCAGCAGGGCCCCCAGCAGCATACTGACGGGCAGCATCCGCCCGTGCCTGGCCCCCACCAGCAACCGGGCCAGGTGGGGAGCCAGCAGGCCCACGAAGCCCAGGATACCGGCCCCAGTCACGGCGGCCCCCGCCAACGCCACGCCCACGCCCAGCGACGCCAATCGGGCGGGATTGACCCGCGTGCCCAGTCCGGTGGCCAGATCTTCCCCCAGATTCAGCACGTCCAACGTGCGCGACAGCAGCAGCGCGGCGGGCAACAGGACCATGGCCCACGGCAGCACGCGCAGCAGCCGCGCCGAATCCGCCCCGTAAACCGTGCCGGCCAGAAAGGTCAGCGCCGCGCCCAGACCATCGGGAGCGCGCACCAGCACCAGTTGCTGCGCCGCGCCCAGCGCCGCTGCCACGGCCACGCCCACCAGGGCCAGCCGCACCGGATGCAGGCCGCCCGCGCCGCGCCGCTCGCCGGACAGCAACAGGACCAGCCCGAAGCCGCCCCATGCGCCGGCAAGCGCGGCCCAGGGCAGGCCGCCGGGGGGCGCAGTGGGCCAGGCCAGCAGAAACACCGTGGCGGCGAGTCCGGCCCCGGCCCCCACGCCGATGATGTCCGGCGAGGCCAGGGGATTGCGGATCACGCCCTGCATCATCGCGCCGGACGCGGCGAACATCGCCCCGCACAGCAGCGAGATGCCCACGCGTGGCAGACGCAGTTCCAGCACCAGTTGCCGGGTCAGGTCATCGCCCCCACCCCACAGTGTGGCCCAGACTTCCGCGGCCGGAGTGGCCACCGCGCCCAGGCCCAGGGCCAGCACCGCCAGCAGGCCGGTCAGCACGGCCAGGACCACCGCGACGGTCAGGGCGCGCGCGTCGGTGTAACGCGGGGGGCGAAGTTGAACAGTCACAGCATCACTGGTCTCGGAAGGCGGCGGACGGCGCGGTGTCGGGCAGCAGGCGGCTTTCGATCGCCTGGGCCACCATCAACTTCAGGGCCATCGGGCCGCGTCCGCGCGTCCAGTTGTCGCGGTCAAACACGTACACGCGGCCGCGCTGCACGGCGCTCAGTTTCTGCCACAGCGGATTTTTCTTCCATTCCTGCGTGATGGGCGTCTCGTCCGGCGCGGTGAACAGCACCAGCGTCTGCGGGTTCAGGGCCACCAGCCCCTCCAGCGAGAGTTCATACTGGGTTTGATCGCCTTTGGGACTCAGGGCATTCTTGCGGCCCAGCGCCTCCAGAAAGCTGCCCACGAAACTCTGGTTGCTGTGCACAGTGAACGACTTGGGCGTCACCACCGCCGCGACGAAGGGGGGCGCGTTCTTTTTCGCAAAGGCCCGCGCCTTGCGGATCAGTCCCTGCTGATCGGCCAGCAATTGTTTTGCCGCGGCCTCGCGGCCCACGAGTTGCCCGATGGCCAGCGTCTGCGCATTCAGGTCATCCAGGCTGCCGCGCCGACTCTGGAAGGCAGCGGTGGGGGCCAGTTTGGCCAGTTGCGGGTAGATCTCG
The genomic region above belongs to Deinococcus humi and contains:
- a CDS encoding adenosylcobinamide-GDP ribazoletransferase; translated protein: MRPGSSRGMRRWTPSSQLRAAHLALTFLTTLPLPHIHEVRDGDFARASAYYPLAGYAVGGLVSGLLWLGLPLPGGVVAALAVGAWLGVTGMLHFDGLVDSADALFAMKSPAQRLEILRDVHVGAFGLAVGVLALLTLWSLLAAPLPWYAPLVAAVSARTLLLLPMNHFPAAREESLGARSREGRVGLALLLAAPTLLLPGAWLAWLAALAACLVVAAFSARRLGGGLSGDIYGMIVVTAELAGLCAYAWGRG
- a CDS encoding histidine phosphatase family protein, producing the protein MTLTLFLVRHAPTVPNAQRRYPRPDEDAPISPQGRLLAASLNLPRDAAAFVSPSLRTRETAALAGFPHAVTVPGLAEANFGVMAGQTWTELEARYGSRPRHWIEALAEPAADAGPPGGETGHGFHARIQGWLSGLPHEGQVIAFTHAGPLLAALRLCVGLRAAEIAPGGVAVIRRAEDHWWLSELRRASLF
- the cobU gene encoding bifunctional adenosylcobinamide kinase/adenosylcobinamide-phosphate guanylyltransferase — encoded protein: MCLHRSGTVVAVIVYVTGGARSGKSRFAETRAAARGEAVTYLATAQAFDTEMEERIARHRADRPAHWTTVEESLEVPRALQYAATPTVVLDCLSLWVSNMLLIGWTDGAMLAAADDLLSVAHARSGLSVLVSNEVGLGIVPDNALTRRYRDVLGWVNQRCAAASHEAYLLVSGLPLQLKSSEEFHAP
- the cobT gene encoding nicotinate-nucleotide--dimethylbenzimidazole phosphoribosyltransferase; translated protein: MHPDLHALIQSVQPADAGAMSRARARQAQLTKPAGALGDLEDLGVRLAGVFGCERPHPRGVAVLVAVGDHGVAAGGVSAYPPEVTPAMVANFLAETPAGPGGAAVNAMARMVGARVYVMDAGVNAELPAHPALIRAALRRGTRDLRLEPAMTCEETEALILAGAGLARRAIHDGADLIIPGEMGIGNTTPAAALSARLLEVDAAQVTGRGTGVDDETLARKLAAVREALARTPVTAPLNVLAELGGYEIAAMLGIMLQAAALRRAVVLDGFVEGSAALVGVALAPALRDFLFPAGECAEIGHGAQLAALGLRPMFKLGLRLGEGTGGVLAAPLLLAAAATLREMRTFEEAGVPAG
- a CDS encoding ABC transporter ATP-binding protein produces the protein MNRPPAPSAAPLSTQDLKLAYGTSVIVPGLNLSLKGGQVTSIIGPNGCGKSTLLRALARLRPVTGGNVELYGQALHALPSKEVARRLAILPQGPTAPEGLSVEELVWFGRHPHQGRFPVRRPEDREAVAWALSQTGMTIFASRPLEALSGGQRQRAWIAMSLAQQTEILLLDEPTTYLDLSHQLEVLQLAQRLNREGGKTVVMVLHELNQAVRYSDEIIAMREGEVYAQGRPEDVLTPELLADVFNLKAHILSDPDTGRPYIIPYALTR
- a CDS encoding FecCD family ABC transporter permease, which produces MTVAVVLAVLTGLLAVLALGLGAVATPAAEVWATLWGGGDDLTRQLVLELRLPRVGISLLCGAMFAASGAMMQGVIRNPLASPDIIGVGAGAGLAATVFLLAWPTAPPGGLPWAALAGAWGGFGLVLLLSGERRGAGGLHPVRLALVGVAVAAALGAAQQLVLVRAPDGLGAALTFLAGTVYGADSARLLRVLPWAMVLLPAALLLSRTLDVLNLGEDLATGLGTRVNPARLASLGVGVALAGAAVTGAGILGFVGLLAPHLARLLVGARHGRMLPVSMLLGALLVLAADTLGRALLPPLEVPAGIFTTLVGAPYFLYLLKRSA
- a CDS encoding ABC transporter substrate-binding protein, with the protein product MKTKLLSLSALVLLSSALALTVKHERGTVELAAPAKRVVALEYSFVDTLLALGVTPVGGALGTQGGDRGAPPYLRALTAKIPATGSRAQPSLESIAALRPQLIVADAFVQGEIYPQLAKLAPTAAFQSRRGSLDDLNAQTLAIGQLVGREAAAKQLLADQQGLIRKARAFAKKNAPPFVAAVVTPKSFTVHSNQSFVGSFLEALGRKNALSPKGDQTQYELSLEGLVALNPQTLVLFTAPDETPITQEWKKNPLWQKLSAVQRGRVYVFDRDNWTRGRGPMALKLMVAQAIESRLLPDTAPSAAFRDQ